The Nitrobacter hamburgensis X14 genome contains the following window.
CTATCTTTTTCTCTTCAATAACAATAGCTTGAACTAATTCCATTGATATGTCGGTCCATATCCTCATCGGGTCGCGCGGCAACACGCGCAAACAGTGGCAAACTCTGGGCCAACTCCATGACGTTTCAATGACATTGACGTTCCGGAAGGCCGGTGCGTCAAGGGCGGCCGGGCAAGATCGCTCAGTCGTGATTCCGCAGCAATTCGGCGGCAAGCGCGCGCGTCACCGGCCTGCCAAGCCGCAGCGATTCGGCATCGAGCCGTTCGATGGCGTGGCGGGCGGCAGCAAACGAGCGCTCGGTCCGCGTTGCGATAAAATGGACAACCGTCTCGTCGATGCTCATCTGGCGGTCCGCGCAGAACTTGATAATCAGCGCCCGGAGCAACTGATCGTCGGGCGGCATCAGCGTTACGACGGGCACCGCGCGAAGCCGCGACTGAAGGTCGCGCAACCCGATCTCGATGGCGGCCGGAGGCACCCGCGCCGTCATCAGCACGAACGCGCCGTCCTCGCGGGCGAGATTCATCAGGTGAAACAGCGCAAGCTCGTCGAAGGCATGCGGATTGATATCCTCAACGACGAGCGCCCCTGTCGCCAGCGCTCCCG
Protein-coding sequences here:
- a CDS encoding DnaA ATPase domain-containing protein; the protein is MAGRPRPRQLAFVLPHAESLSRDDFLEGPANAAALSLIESWPEWPNRVMLLAGPEGCGKSHLATIWAEQAGARSISAHGLTAAAVPGALATGALVVEDINPHAFDELALFHLMNLAREDGAFVLMTARVPPAAIEIGLRDLQSRLRAVPVVTLMPPDDQLLRALIIKFCADRQMSIDETVVHFIATRTERSFAAARHAIERLDAESLRLGRPVTRALAAELLRNHD